One region of Salvia miltiorrhiza cultivar Shanhuang (shh) chromosome 3, IMPLAD_Smil_shh, whole genome shotgun sequence genomic DNA includes:
- the LOC131018745 gene encoding uncharacterized protein LOC131018745 produces the protein MKWRRELREREVEAVNSLTSFISPYMPTAGTNDGWTWRASLDGKYITNSAYAVIKSRRSEQSNQIADASLMASVWQTLAPMKAVVNAWRLLRNRLPTCDNLRKRNINLGDEELECKQCYSHNESISHLFISCPKTQEVWNEIQNWIAIQTARPSWPDAHWESFSHCCKEKKIGKLLKSIWVGCCWLLWKKRNDKRFEGKDWESKSLVAELKARLWSWNKSFGSLNNEMEFTFWSSNDLISRIWSSHLALAPV, from the coding sequence ATGAAGTGGAGAAGGGAGCTTAGGGAGAGGGAGGTGGAGGCAGTCAACTCTCTAACCTCATTCATTTCTCCGTACATGCCGACTGCAGGTACCAATGATGGGTGGACTTGGAGAGCGTCCCTTGATGGCAAATACATTACAAACTCAGCGTATGCGGTCATTAAATCAAGAAGGAGCGAGCAATCGAATCAAATTGCAGATGCGTCGCTTATGGCGTCGGTGTGGCAGACTTTAGCACCAATGAAAGCAGTGGTCAACGCATGGAGATTGCTGAGGAATCGCCTTCCGACTTGCGACAACTTGAGAAAGAGGAATATTAATCTTGGTGACGAGGAGTTAGAGTGCAAGCAGTGTTACTCCCATAATGAATCGATTAGTCATCTGTTCATCTCATGCCCAAAAACACAGGAGGTGTGGAACGAAATTCAGAATTGGATTGCAATTCAGACAGCTCGACCATCTTGGCCGGATGCGCACTGGGAGAGTTTCAGCCATTGTTGCAAGGAGAAGAAGATTGGGAAGCTTCTTAAGTCGATTTGGGTTGGTTGTTGCTGGCTGTTGTGGAAAAAACGGAACGATAAAAGATTCGAAGGCAAGGATTGGGAGAGCAAGAGCTTGGTTGCGGAGCTTAAAGCTAGATTGTGGAGTTGGAACAAAAGTTTTGGATCTTTGAACAATGAGATGGAGTTCACCTTTTGGAGCTCCAACGATTTAATTTCTCGTATTTGGTCTTCACACCTTGCGCTCGCGCCCGTGTAG